In Strix uralensis isolate ZFMK-TIS-50842 chromosome 18, bStrUra1, whole genome shotgun sequence, one DNA window encodes the following:
- the HELZ2 gene encoding 3'-5' exoribonuclease HELZ2, with amino-acid sequence MPMANSLAVPLGSLQQQLELRLVCSKCSVKENEITYQLQEVEHKCMYEILLARCRSRRSTAWRKVCRRPGFPNPTRYAVCRYYVVGLGCSKHMSQCTFAWSPEEAMVWNFEREQQLERRWLKAAVLQAQLGGCPPAPHPTTSAADEIISEFGGKFQEICKHCFFGRPQRISVGGQGRLCESHRPWDPLLVHVVSDSRRKQQYVAVRPCPEFLPTLSYCRFVSRGQPFKHSPQRCQHAHSDVEMAVWEAEREHGLVRADLLPATEPCSTNGESAAPAPVHFYCRVCLVTFSSQESFESHCSSVEHVQMLSVDTSIQWAHRAPPLGLSKFSLCSRAEVCEMGSSCTKAHSAEELQEWIQREKVATKKKKQALKEGLLSYQDRLIAEYRTCSNEVLIMAEHVEGVRVVCEQPLTVQSEDRRLKYCWKFRVHSQMPLQHVALLKREPGVNFYLSGNGLSRGLHYLRGEHVATLPSSPRTALVEVCMECCALGVFEQWVVFDFGKRPVLRQKIKVKVGRRETPHHVPSSRENSRPVNFVRWDRGNRMIVPSVPRTGEDVDLLAKYKPPALALDYQREGGATVPITRLNYRERMHAFLFREEEAEQALIAKLNLRVLISLTPMLQSLSMGMKFALCGELFAEVPTPYNLSPDTDEGYLLSRSVPTAFLALDPPVDNRVYEVSVEHKATTERTIWLQIPKRCCSELNFKPNTSHKVEIQFQIDQLLFRQWHQAVDRLLDEKLVLPDVASCSVPCSLGSPQKGNSKQKQAISFITGQATTSRQVPPLLIYGPFGTGKTFTLAMATMEILRQPNMRVLICTHTNSAADIYIREYFHNYVTSGHPWAVPLRIISTDRPINMTDPITQMYCCLSPDQRSFRHPTRAEIDRHHIIITTSMLSKNLKVAPGYFTHIMIDEAAQMLECEALVPLSYATFETRIVLAGDHMQITPKLFCVGDGQSADHTLLNRLFQFYQKERHEVAVKSRIIFNENYRSTAGIIEFVSKHFYVGKGNAIRASGNIPPHPEIYPLLFCHVSGVAERDMSMISWHNTSEITQVIEKVKEIYMRWPDEWGVRDLKRICVVSHGMQVSATRQELRKKQLQDVVVENYENLPGREFRVIIISTVHTSESLRVSASHHLEFFNEARVLNTIMTRAQSLVVAVGDAVALCSHGQCSKVWKRFIQQCIEKGSVFPENLTMAQIKQAACDKESWSRRSPERDEEDSDTDSWSSEAESVNPDDPILQELLDESKNVLVTVSEEGLLNVKSEASNLWEDRREYVSFSSQMMQEYLHMHPKMYKRCELIKEWFDRASAFTLNDSPAMTIQIKGRVHCGMAFTGDEVLVEILQSSTADGGSHRPQGKVVGILKRTERERTFICMMDEFDPRVMIPIDPTVTKIFVPGLKEKPNVIPIRRLVNGKYRVVSCEKISQETRRSQFFCVQVISWREGFYYPLGIITEILHAALTLEEGLKILDLEYGLEKKYPVAVNKESAKYTSSSKLDLTKENLKDCRSYLTFTVDPQGARDLDDAVSVRDLGRYYEIGIHIADVAGVIPKGSALDLEAKKRGVTYYAPNQEPLCMFPPHISQDVCSLLPQKDRRVISLFVTIEKETDEMLEGVFNISVIRSDRQLSYEEAELYIKDHYRGAAGALRFNTLEDCIAVAYHFSRIHRKFRLQEDCFYDRLDEESSPGNRGSHQMIEELMIMFNSFVAEFLTNQEDTRNVTPLRCQCEPSPQQLSLMKNKYSHILPLSIHLSHHLGEVPPDQDTSEYVEFSLLAPIWEHLQSAAGVRDFHKMLDLIVTDDIHPKLAPVALEFRRLLSRSYFSRSNSTVQSKAGHYSLHVDSYTWASSPIRRYVDVVVQRHLHSVLRKKPIIYSSDDIEFLCRDFNRKNSQAMMYEKRAHCLQMATQLKEQVLQKVAFIVDIEGLNKYFKALFPLNKESLPDPQIINYRSLQLIEQPTFIQQRSCIRLTWKKRIYSVETKEHSLQEGPLCDHSVTLFSTRTWQGVLAAIRREDFETAASLLQRSKELYRRHVGWVRKSQCSHYMELYMELSAGDALQFQLTTDVFRGFLVPFVQLWCVTPGFDICLQHTEKPIDCFSAYATLSSKDKYKHAAEYNKVWMPMSAMESASCAVAENDSIVLHDVKITWAKQRTSKGQLQGSFLLNKKLSEECSIEADFNHCYLCIRLGGLKLGNLQSDEDCLSHGLQNLTFLNKGRSESKLLVDPDTYTWVAHGVTEEFSEDEKSDRTSEQTMNFYIHYMSMERIPVEISQASAKFTVELIPKLLPDIRKEKAIWRLKYASELAKSIALGHEPPKKVTTSKILQQKTFDLPGSYRKLNQSQNQAILRALGQSFTLIQGPPGTGKTVVGTHIVYWFHKLNQESVEKEQPPSSEGEKHKRRKCILYCGPSHKSVDVVAEMLLKMKNPKPLRVYGEAIETLEYPYPGSNQHLYRKTLRDAKPKHELSEIILHHRIRRPPNPHWRDICNFDTRVKRGEQITEEETKKYKSLLSAARAHELKAHDVILCTCSAASASSLEQLNVKQIIVDECAMSTEPETLIPLVSHCHAEKVVLLGDHKQLRPVVNNDLCKSLGMEKSLFERYRNQAWMLDVQYRMHKCICKFPSQEFYEMRLKTYPLLLRQPSVFHHKDNGCCPIIFGHVEGKEQSLIISTEDGNENSKSNPEEAEQAVRMVKQLTLDGTIRPESIAVLSPYNAQVSEISKSLLKEGIRGVTVCTIMKSQGSEWRYVILSTVRSRPCSEIDRNPTKSWQKKYLGFVTDANQVNVAITRAQEGLCILGNRYLLECNPLWRRLLQHYRQHNCFTAAQGILVRKTSALHR; translated from the exons ATGCCGATGGCCAACAGCCTGGCGGTGCCACTGggcagcctccagcagcagctggagctgcgCCTGGTCTGCTCCAAGTGCAGCGTGAAGGAGAATGAGATCACCTACCAGCTGCAAGAGGTGGAGCACAAGTGCATGTACGAGATCCTGCTGGCCCGCTGCCGCAGCCGCCGGAGCACGGCCTGGAGGAAGGTGTGCAGGCGGCCAGGCTTCCCCAACCCGACCCGCTACGCCGTCTGCAGGTACTACGtggtggggctgggctgcagcaagcACATGAGCCAGTGCACCTTCGCCTGGAGCCCAGAGGAGGCCATGGTCTGGAACTTTGAGAGGGAGCAGCAGTTGGAGCGGCGCTGGCTGAAGGCAGCGGTGCTGCAGGCGCAGCTGGGGGgttgcccccccgccccccaccccaccaccagcGCCGCCGACGAGATCATCAGTGAGTTTGGGGGGAAGTTCCAGGAGATCTGCAAGCATTGCTTCTTCGGCCGCCCCCAGCGCATCTCAGTGGGCGGTCAGGGACGGCTCTGCGAGTCCCACCGGCCCTGGGACCCCCTCCTGGTGCACGTGGTGTCGGACAGCCGGAGGAAGCAGCAGTACGTCGCGGTCCGGCCCTGCCCCGAGTTCCTGCCGACCCTCAGCTACTGCCGGTTCGTCTCGCGGGGCCAACCCTTCAAGCACAGCCCGCAGCGCTGCCAGCACGCCCACAGCGACGTGGAGATGGCTGTCTGGGAGGCCGAGAGGGAGCACGGCTTGGTTCGTGCTGACCTGTTGCCGGCCACCGAGCCCTGCAGCACCAATGGCGAGTCGGCGGCGCCCGCGCCGGTGCATTTCTACTGCCGGGTCTGCCTGGTGACCTTCAGCTCGCAGGAGAGCTTCGAGAGCCACTGCTCCTCCGTTGAGCACGTGCAGATGCTCTCGGTTGACACCTCCATCCAGTGGGCCCACCGCGCCCCGCCGCTTGGGCTGAGCAAGTTCTCGCTGTGTAGCAG AGCGGAGGTGTGCGAAATGGGGAGCAGCTGCACCAAGGCTCATTCCGCCGAGGAGCTGCAGGAGTGGATCCAGAGGGAGAAGGTTGccacaaagaaaaagaagcaagcgCTGAAGGAAGGGCTCTTGTCCTACCAGGACCGGCTCATCGCCGAGTATCGCACGTGCTCCAACGAGGTGTTGATT ATGGCTGAGCACGTCGAGGGTGTCAGAGTGGTGTGTGAGCAGCCCCTGACCGTGCAGTCGGAGGACAGGAGGCTGAAATACTGCTGGAAGTTCAGGGTCCACTCCCAG ATGCCTCTGCAGCACGTGGCGCTGCTGAAGCGGGAACCTGGAGTCAACTTCTACCTCTCGGGGAATGGGCTTTCCCGGGGCCTCCACTACCTTCGGGGGGAGCATGTGGCCACGCTGCCTTCCTCCCCCCGCACCGCGCTGGTGGAGGTGTGCATGGAGTGCTGTGCCCTCGGCGTCTTCGAGCAGTGGGTGGTGTTCGACTTCGGCAAACGCCCCGTCCTCAGGCAGAAGATCAAGGTGAAGGTGGGCCGGCGGGAGACCCCTCACCAcgtccccagcagcagggagaacaGCCGCCCTGTCAACTTCGTGCGATGGGATAGAGGTAACCGGATGATCGTTCCCAGCGTGCCGAGGACCGGTGAAGATGTGGATCTCCTGGCCAAGTACAAACCTCCTGCTCTGGCGCTGGATTACCAGCGCGAGGGTGGTGCAACCGTTCCCATCACCCGTCTCAACTATCGTGAGAGGATGCACGCCTTCCTCTTCCGTGAGGAAGAAGCCGAACAGGCTCTGATTGCCAA GCTCAACCTGCGCGTCCTCATCTCGCTGACCCCCATGCTGCAAAGCCTCTCCATGGGGATGAAGTTTGCCCTCTGTGGTGAGCTGTTTGCTGAAGTGCCTACCCCTTACAACCTCTCACCGGACACCGACGAGGGGTATCTGCTGAGCAGGTCTGTGCCCACGGCTTTCCTGGCGCTTGACCCACCCGTAGACAACCGAGTTTATGAGGTTAGTGTGGAGCATAAAGCCACCACGGAGAGGACCATCTGGCTGCAGATACCAAAGAGATGCTGCTCAGAGCTCAACTTCAAGCCAAACACCTCCCACAAGGTGGAGATCCAGTTCCAAATCGACCAGCTGCTGTTCCGGCAGTGGCACCAGGCTGTGGATCGCCTGTTGGATGAGAAGCTGGTCCTACCAGatgttgccagttgttctgtcCCCTGCTCTCTTGGGTCGCCACAGAAAGGGAATAGCAAGCAGAAACAAGCCATCTCCTTCATCACGGGGCAGGCAACCACCAGCCGGCAGGTCCCGCCTCTTCTCATCTACGGGCCTTTCGGCACAGGGAAGACGTTCACCTTGGCCATGGCCACCATGGAGATCCTCAGGCAGCCCAATATGCGGGTGCTGATCTGCACTCACACTAACAG CGCTGCTGATATCTACATCCGGGAGTATTTCCATAACTACGTGACCAGTGGGCACCCGTGGGCTGTTCCCCTGAGGATTATATCCACCGACCGTCCCATCAACATGACGGACCCCATCACTCAGATGTACTGCTGCCTCTCGCCAGACCAGCGCTCCTTCCGGCACCCCACGCGGGCGGAGATCGACAGGCACCACATCATTATCACCACCTCCATGTTATCCAAGAACTTGAAGGTTGCCCCAGGCTACTTCACCCACATCATGATCGATGAGGCTGCTCAGATGCTGGAGTGCGAAGCTTTGGTTCCGCTCTCCTATGCCACGTTTGAGACCCGGATTGTCCTCGCTGGGGACCACATGCAGATAACCCCAAAGCTCTTTTGTGTTGGGGATGGACAATCTGCTGATCACACCCTGTTAAACCGACTCTTTCAGTTTTACCAGAAAGAGAGGCACGAAGTGGCTGTGAAGAGCAGGATCATCTTCAATGAGAATTATCGTTCCACCGCAGGCATAATTGAGTTTGTCTCCAAGCACTTCTACGTTGGCAAAGGCAACGCTATCCGAGCCAGCGGGAACATCCCGCCCCATCCCGAAATCTACCCCCTCCTGTTCTGCCACGTGTCTGGCGTGGCTGAAAGGGATATGTCCATGATTTCTTGGCACAACACCTCCGAGATAACACAAGTGATTGAGAAAGTGAAGGAGATCTATATGAGGTGGCCAGATGAGTGGGGTGTCCGAGATCTTAAGAGGATCTGTGTGGTCTCCCATGGGATGCAG GTTTCTGCAACAAGACAAGAGCTGAGGAAAAAGCAGCTACAAGACGTGGTGGTAGAAAACTATGAAAACTTGCCAG GGCGGGAGTTCCGGGTCATCATCATCAGCACGGTGCACACCAGCGAGAGCCTGCGCGTCTCGGCCTCCCACCACCTCGAGTTCTTCAACGAAGCCAGGGTGCTCAACACGATCATGACCCGGGCTCAGTCGCTGGTTGTTGCAGTGGGGGATGCGGTGGCCTTGTGCTCCCACGGCCAGTGCAGCAAGGTGTGGAAGCGCTTCATCCAGCAGTGCATCGAGAAGGGGAGCGTCTTCCCGGAGAACCTGACGATGGCCCAAATTAAACAGGCTGCATGCGACAAGgagagctggagcaggaggagcccGGAGCGGGACGAGGAGGACAGCGACACGGATTCCTGGAGCTCTGAGGCTGAGAGCGTGAATCCCGACGATCCCATCCTCCAGGAGCTCTTGGATGAGAGCAAGAATGTGCTGGTGACCGTGTCCGAAGAAGGGCTGCTGAACGTGAAGTCTGAGGCTTCAAACCTGTGGGAAGACAGGCGGGAGTACGTCAGCTTCTCCTCTCAGATGATGCAGGAGTATCTGCACATGCACCCCAAAATGTACAAGAGGTGCGAGCTGATCAAGGAATGGTTCGACAGAGCTTCTGCCTTCACCCTCAACGACTCCCCTGCGATGACCATTCAGATCAAAGGCAGGGTTCACTGCGGGATGGCCTTCACCGGGGACGAGGTGCTCGTGGAAATCCTGCAGAGCAGCACGGCTGACGGCGGCAGCCACCGCCCTCAGGGGAAGGTGGTGGGCATCCTAAAGCGCACGGAGAGAGAACGGACCTTCATCTGCATGATGGACGAATTTGATCCCCGGGTGATGATACCCATCGATCCCACCGTCACCAAAATATTCGTCCCAGGGCTGAAAGAGAAACCCAATGTCATTCCCATCCGCAGGCTTGTCAATGGGAAGTACAGGGTGGTCAGCTGCGAGAAGATCAGTCAGGAGACGAGGAGAAGCCAGTTCTTCTGTGTCCAGGTCATCTCCTGGCGGGAAGGGTTTTACTACCCTTTGGGGATAATAACGGAGATTCTGCATGCAGCATTGACTTTGGAAGAAGGCTTAAAGATCCTCGACTTGGAGTATGGTTTGGAGAAGAAATACCCAGTTGCTGTCAACAAGGAGTCGGCCAAATACACCTCCAGCAGCAAACTAGACCTCACCAAGGAAAATCTGAAGGACTGTCGGAGTTACCTGACCTTCACTGTCGACCCCCAAGGTGCCAGGGATCTGGACGATGCTGTCAGCGTTAGGGATCTTGGGCGTTACTATGAGATTGGGATCCACATTGCAGACGTGGCTGGTGTCATTCCCAAAGGCAGCGCCTTGGACCTGGAAGCAAAGAAACGCGGTGTCACCTACTACGCTCCCAACCAGGAGCCTCTGTGCATGTTCCCACCCCACATTAGCCAAGACGTCTGCAGCCTCCTGCCGCAGAAAGATCGTCGGGTGATCTCCTTGTTTGTCACCATAGAAAAGGAGACCGACGAGATGTTAGAGGGAGTCTTCAACATCTCTGTGATCCGCTCAGACAGGCAGCTGTCCTATGAAGAGGCAGAGCTCTACATTAAGGATCACTACAGGGGAGCAGCAGGGGCCCTTCGTTTCAATACGCTGGAGGACTGCATAGCTGTGGCTTATCATTTCTCCAGGATCCATCGGAAGTTTCGGCTGCAGGAGGACTGTTTCTATGACCGGCTGGACGAGGAAAGCTCCCCAGGTAACAGGGGGTCCCATCAGATGATAGAGGAGTTAATGATCATGTTCAACAGTTTTGTGGCTGAGTTCCTCACCAACCAGGAGGACACCAGAAATGTCACTCCTCTCCGGTGTCAGTGTGAGCCAAGCCCTCAACAGTTATCACTCATGAAAAACAAGTACAGCCACATCCTTCCTTTGTCCATCCATCTCTCGCACCACCTGGGAGAGGTGCCTCCTGACCAAGACACCTCTGAATATGTGGAGTTCAGTCTCCTGGCCCCCATCTGGGAGCACCTGCAGTCAGCCGCTGGTGTCCGTGACTTCCACAAGATGCTAGACCTTATCGTTACCGATGACATCCACCCAAAGTTGGCCCCCGTGGCCCTGGAGTTCAGGAGACTGCTCAGCCGCTCCTATTTCAGTCGCTCCAACTCCACTGTCCAGTCGAAAGCGGGCCATTACTCCCTGCACGTTGACTCCTACACCTGGGCTTCCTCTCCCATCCGCCGGTACGTGGATGTTGTGGTCCAGCGGCACCTTCATTCCGTGCTCCGCAAGAAGCCCATCATCTATTCTTCAGATGACATTGAGTTTCTCTGCCGTGACTTCAACAGGAAGAATTCCCAGGCGATGATGTACGAGAAGAGAGCCCACTGCCTGCAGATGGCCACCCAGCTGAAGGAGCAAGTCCTGCAGAAGGTGGCCTTCATAGTGGATATCGAAGGGCTGAACAAGTATTTTAAAGCCTTGTTTCCCCTGAACAAAGAGAGTCTTCCGGATCCCCAGATAATTAACTACAGGTCTCTTCAGCTGATAGAGCAGCCCACATTCATCCAGCAACGGAGCTGCATCAGGCTGACGTGGAAGAAGAGGATATACTCTGTGGAGACGAAGGAGCACAGCCTGCAGGAAGGGCCTCTCTGCGACCACAGCGTCACCCTCTTCAGCACCCGGACTTGGCAAGGCGTGCTGGCAGCCATCAGGAGGGAGGACTTTGAGACCGCTGCCTCCCTCCTTCAGAGGAGCAAGGAGCTGTACCGGCGACACGTGGGCTGGGTCAGGAAGAGCCAGTGCTCGCACTACATGGAGCTCTACATGGAGCTGAGCGCCGGCGACGCGCTGCAGTTCCAGCTCACCACCGACGTCTTCCGGGGCTTCCTGGTGCCCTTCGTGCAGCTGTGGTGCGTGACGCCGGGTTTCGACATCTGCCTGCAGCACACGGAGAAGCCCATTGATTGCTTCTCTGCCTACGCCACCCTGTCATCCAAAGACAAGTACAAACACGCAGCGGAATACAACAAGGTGTGGATGCCGATGAGTGCCATGGAGTCTGCATCATGTGCGGTGGCTGAAAACGACTCGATTGTCCTCCACGATGTCAAAATAACCTGGGCAAAGCAAAGGACAAGCAAAGGACAGCTGCAAGGGAGTTTCCTCCTAAACAAAAAACTTTCGGAGGAGTGCTCCATCGAAGCAGACTTCAACCACTGTTACTTGTGCATTCGCTTAGGTGGGCTGAAGCTTGGGAACCTTCAGAGCGATGAGGACTGCCTTAGCCACGGCCTCCAGAACCTGACTTTTCTTAACAAGGGCAGGTCAGAAAGCAAACTTTTGGTTGATCCAGATACCTACACCTGGGTGGCTCACGGGGTCACTGAAGAGTTCAGCGAGGACGAGAAGTCGGACAGGACTAGTGAGCAGACTATGAACTTTTACATCCACTATATGTCTATGGAGAGGATCCCCGTGGAAATCTCGCAGGCCTCTGCTAAGTTCACAGTGGAGCTCATACCAAAGCTGCTGCCGGACAT ACGGAAAGAAAAGGCAATTTGGAGGCTTAAGTATGCCTCTGAGCTTGCCAAAAGCATCGCCCTCGGCCATGAACCTCCTAAAAAAG TGACCACGTCCAAAATCCTGCAGCAAAAAACCTTTGATCTCCCTGGCAGCTACAGGAAGCTTAACCAGAGTCAGAACCAGGCTATTCTAAGGGCTCTGGGACAATCCTTCACGCTCATCCAAGGGCCACCAG GCACAGGGAAGACCGTTGTAGGAACTCACATTGTCTACTGGTTCCATAAGCTGAATCAGGAGAGTGTCGAGAAGGAGCAACCACCATCCTCTGAAGGAGAAAAGCACAAGAGGAGAAAGTGCATCTTGTACTGTGGCCCATCCCACAAGTCGGTTGATGTTGTTGCTG agatgctgctgaagaTGAAGAACCCGAAACCACTGAGGGTTTACGGGGAGGCCATTGAGACATTGGAATACCCATACCCGGGGAGCAACCAGCACCTCTACCGCAAAACCTTGCGGGATGCAAAACCAAAGCATGAGCTCAG CGAAATAATCCTGCATCATCGCATCCGGCGGCCCCCCAACCCTCACTGGCGGGATATCTGTAACTTTGACACTCGAGTGAAGAGAGGAGAGCAGataacagaagaagaaacaaagaa GTACAAAAGTCTGTTGTCAGCTGCTCGTGCGCATGAACTGAAAGCCCACGATGTCATCCTGTGCACGTGCTCTGCTgcatctgccagctccctggaGCAGCTCAATGTCAAGCAGATCATTGTTGATGAGTGTGCCATGTCCACAGAGCCCGAGACCCTCATCCCTTTGGTCAGCCACTGCCATGCTGAGAAG GTTGTTTTGCTTGGGGATCACAAACAGCTGCGGCCTGTGGTCAACAATGACTTATGCAAGAGTCTTGGCATGGAAAAGTCTCTTTTTGAGCGCTACCGGAATCAGGCGTGGATGCTGGATGTGCAGTACCGCATG CACAAATGCATTTGCAAGTTCCCATCCCAAGAGTTTTATGAAATGCGGCTGAAAACATACCCCCTGCTTCTTCGTCAACCCAGCGTCTTCCACCACAAAGATAACGGCTGCTGCCCTATCATCTTCGGGCAcgtggaggggaaggagcagagcctCATAATTTCTACTGAGGATGGAAACGAGAACTCCAAATCTAACCCAGAAGAAGCGGAGCAGGCG GTGAGGATGGTGAAGCAGCTGACACTAGATGGCACCATCCGGCCGGAGAGCATCGCCGTCCTGAGCCCCTACAACGCCCAGGTGTCCGAGATCAGCAAGAGCCTCCTCAAAGAGGGCATCCGGGGGGTGACCGTCTGCACCATCATGAAGAGTCAAG GAAGTGAGTGGAGATACGTGATCCTGTCGACCGTACGCTCCCGCCCCTGCTCAGAGATTGACAGGAACCCCACGAAGAGCTGGCAGAAGAAGTACTTGGGGTTTGTGACCGACGCAAACCAGGTCAACGTTGCCATTACGCGAGCACAGGAAGGACTCTGCATTTTAG GGAACCGGTACCTCCTGGAGTGCAACCCTTTGTGGAGGAGACTGCTGCAGCATTACAGGCAGCACAACTGCTTTACTGCAGCCCAGGGGATTTTGGTCAGGAAGACTTCAGCCTTGCACCGATGA